From Pongo pygmaeus isolate AG05252 chromosome 2, NHGRI_mPonPyg2-v2.0_pri, whole genome shotgun sequence, a single genomic window includes:
- the POLR2H gene encoding DNA-directed RNA polymerases I, II, and III subunit RPABC3 isoform X2, whose translation MDLILDVNIQIYPVDLGDKFRLVIASTLYEDGTLDDGEYNPTDDRPSRADQFEYVMYGKVYRIEGDETSTEAATRLSAYVSYGGLLMRLQGDANNLHGFEVDSRVYLLMKKLAF comes from the exons ATGGATCTAATCTTAGATGTAAACATTCAAATTTACCCTGTAGACTTGG GTGACAAGTTCCGGTTGGTCATAGCTAGTACCTTGTATGAAGATGGTACCCTGGATGATGGTGAATACAACCCCACTGATGATAGGCCTTCCAG GGCTGACCAGTTTGAGTATGTAATGTATGGAAAAGTGTACAGGATTGAGGGAGACGAAACTTCTACTGAAGCAGCAACACGCCT CTCTGCCTACGTGTCCTATGGGGGCCTGCTCATGAGGCTGCAGGGGGATGCCAATAACCTGCATGGATTTGAGGTGGACTCCAGAGTTTATCTCCTGATGAAGAAGCTAGCCTTCTGA
- the POLR2H gene encoding DNA-directed RNA polymerases I, II, and III subunit RPABC3 isoform X1, with translation MAGILFEDIFDVKDIDPEGKKFDRVSRLHCESESFKMDLILDVNIQIYPVDLGDKFRLVIASTLYEDGTLDDGEYNPTDDRPSRADQFEYVMYGKVYRIEGDETSTEAATRLSAYVSYGGLLMRLQGDANNLHGFEVDSRVYLLMKKLAF, from the exons ATGGCGGGCATCCTGTTTGAGGATATTTTCGATGTGAAGGATATTGACCCGGAGGGCAAGAAGTTTGACCGAG TGTCTCGACTGCATTGTGAGAGTGAATCTTTCAAGATGGATCTAATCTTAGATGTAAACATTCAAATTTACCCTGTAGACTTGG GTGACAAGTTCCGGTTGGTCATAGCTAGTACCTTGTATGAAGATGGTACCCTGGATGATGGTGAATACAACCCCACTGATGATAGGCCTTCCAG GGCTGACCAGTTTGAGTATGTAATGTATGGAAAAGTGTACAGGATTGAGGGAGACGAAACTTCTACTGAAGCAGCAACACGCCT CTCTGCCTACGTGTCCTATGGGGGCCTGCTCATGAGGCTGCAGGGGGATGCCAATAACCTGCATGGATTTGAGGTGGACTCCAGAGTTTATCTCCTGATGAAGAAGCTAGCCTTCTGA